The nucleotide sequence CATATTCCAAGCTATATTGAAATGCTTTTTTAGCTAAGTTGAATCTGGTGTTTAAACTTACTTTGTTATTTGCATTTTTCATTTCTGAAATTATTTTATCATAATCTTTAAAATCAACAATTACTGTAACATTTTTATAATTTTTAGCCCCAGATCTAACCATTCCAGGGCCTCCAATATCTATATTTGTTAATATTTTTTTGAATGTATTATTATTATCAGTAATATTATAAAAGTTAACTACTATCATGTCCATTATAACTATTTTATTTTTTTTTATTATATGTTCATCTATTTTACCTCTTTGCAAAATACCAGCATATATTTTAGGATGTATTGTTTTTATTCTTCCATCTAATATTTCTGGAAAATTTATGTAATTTGATATATTTATTACTTTAATATTTGATTCGGACAATGTTTTATAAGTACCTCCAGTAGAATATATTGCTATGTTTCTTTTTTTTAATTTTTTAGCAAAATCAATAATTTTAGATTTATTATATACACTCAACAATGCATTTTTTATTACTTTAGTCAAAATAAAACTCCAATTGTATTATTAAAAATAATTATTTAAATTTAAAATACTAATTTTATAAAAAAAATTATTTTTTGATATTATATTTAATTAAATTTATTTTATTTTTTATTTTTTTTGCAGGAATAAAAGATAATGTTTTTGAAGCAGGTATTTTTATTATTTCTCTAGTTTTAGGATGTATTCCTTTTCTTTTTGCACGGTATATTATTTTAAATGTTCCAAAACCTACTATTCTAACTTGTTTATTTATTTGTAAAGATTTTATAATTGCTGATAAAGTTAACTCTAATGTTTTTTTAGCTTGTATTTTAGATAGATCTCCTATATTTGCAATTAAATTAATCAATTTAATTTTATTCATAATTTTTTCCTTTTGAACTTAATTTAATTTTTTAAACAAAAAATTGTTTTTAAACATTTGTTTAATTTTTAAAAAATCTAATGTTGTATATTAAATATATACACATATAAGTATTTTTTTTATGAGTATTTTTCATAATACATTGCAGCAATTTAATAAACTGCTGCTTATTTATATATAAAAATTATTGTTTATTGTAAATTTTTGTAAATATATTAGAATTTAATAATTGAGATAAATTAGCTGATGCTTCTTCTGCACTTATTTTTTTTGACTTTATTTTTTTTTCAAATATTATTTTTTTGTTTTTTTTGTTTTTTAAACGAACTTTATGATATTCATATCCAGTTCCTGAAGGAATTAATCTTCCTACAATAACATTTTCTTTTAATCCTCTCAAATTATCTTTTTTTCCTGCAATAGCTGATTCTGTTAAAACTCTTGTAGTTTCTTGAAAAGAAGCTGCTGATATAAAAGATTCAGTTGCTAATGATGCTTTAGTAATTCCTAATAGTTCTCTTTGGAAAGTTACTTTTATCTTTTTAAGAGAAGATAATTTGTTATTATATGATTTTATTTTAGAGTACTCTACTTGTTCACCTTCTAAAAAATCAGATTCTCCAGAATTTATGATAATCGCTTTTCTTAACATTTGTCTGACTATTACTTCAATATGTTTATCATTTATTTTAACTCCTTGTAAACGATAAACTTCTTGAACTTCATTTATTATATATTTTGTAACTTCTTGCACACCTCTTAATCTTAATATATCATGTGGAGATTCAGGTCCGTCAGATATAACATCTCCTTTATTAATTTGTTCTCCTTCAAAAACATTTAATTGCCTCCATTTAGGAATCATTTCTTCATATGAGTTTTCATTATTTAATGAAGTTATTATTAATCTTCTTTTTCCTTTAGTTTCTTTACCAAAAGATATAACACCACTAATTTCAGATAAAATAGCTAATTCTTTTGGTTTTCTTGCTTCAAACAAATCTGCAACTCTTGGTAATCCTCCTGTTATATCTTTTGTACCACTAGATTCCTGAGGAATTCTAGCTAAAGTATCACCAGCATTAATATAAACATTATCATCTAATTGAATAATAGATTTTCCAGGTAAAAAATATTTAGCAGGCATATCAGTACCAGATATTAAAACATTTTCTCCGTAATTATTTATTATTTCAATAGCAGGTCTTAAATCTTTAGCTATAGTTGTTCTTTCTGATGTATCTAATACTATTATAGATGATAATCCTGTAAGCTCATCTGCTTGTTTTACAATACTTTGACCTTCTATCATATCAACAAATTTAACATAACCACTAACTTCTGTTATAACTGGCATAGTATGTGGATCCCAATTTGCTATAGTTTCCCCTGTTATTACTTGTTCTCCATCATTTTTATTTATCACAGATCCATAAGGTACTTTGTAACTTTCTTTAATTCTATAAACATCATCTAAAATTTGTATTTCTACATTTCTTGATGTAATAATAATTTTTCCTGAAGAATTTATAACAGATTTAGAATTATTTATTTTTATAGTACCTGTATTTTTTACTTGTATACTAGATTCTGTAGCAGCTCTGGATGCAGCTCCTCCGATATGAAACGTACGCATTGTAAGTTGAGTACCTGGCTCACCTATAGATTGAGCTGCTATAACACCTATTGCTTCTCCTTTTTTTACTAATTTTCCTCTAGCTAAATCTCTACCATAACATTGAGCACAAACACCAAAATTAGTTTCACAGTTTACTACAGATCTTACTTTTACCATATCTATAGAATTTTTATCTAAAATATCACAATATTTTTCATCCAATAAAGTATTTTTGTAAATCAATACTTTTTTTGTTTTTTTTTCTAGTATATCCTCCATAGTAACTCTACCTAAGACTCTTTCTCTTAATGGTTCTTTTACATCTCCTCCCTCTATTACAGGAGTCATTAATATTCCTTTATTTGTTT is from Buchnera aphidicola (Taiwanaphis decaspermi) and encodes:
- a CDS encoding HU family DNA-binding protein, which codes for MNKIKLINLIANIGDLSKIQAKKTLELTLSAIIKSLQINKQVRIVGFGTFKIIYRAKRKGIHPKTREIIKIPASKTLSFIPAKKIKNKINLIKYNIKK